A genomic region of Macaca mulatta isolate MMU2019108-1 chromosome 5, T2T-MMU8v2.0, whole genome shotgun sequence contains the following coding sequences:
- the EPGN gene encoding epigen isoform X2: MALEVPISVYLLFNADNVEGPIALKFSHLCLEDHNSYCINGACAFHHELEKAICRCFTGYTGERCEHLTLTSYAVDSYEKYIAIGIGVGLLLSGFLVIFYCYIRKRCLKLKSPYNVCSGERRPL, from the exons ATGGCTTTGGAAGTTCCAATATCAGTCTATCTTTTATTCAACG CTGACAACGTAGAAGGACCCATAGCCTTGAAGTTCTCGCACCTTTGCCTGGAAGATCATAACAGTTACTGCATCAATGGTGCTTGTGCATTCCACCATGAACTAGAGAAAGCCATCTGCAG gtgtTTTACTGGTTATACTGGAGAAAGGTGTGAGCACTTGACTTTAACTTCATATGCTGTGGATTCTTATGAAAAATACATTGCAATTGGGATTGGTGTTGGATTACTATTAAGtggttttcttgttattttttactGCTATATAAGAAAAAg GTGTCTAAAATTGAAATCACCTTACAATGTCTGTTCTGGAGAAAGACGACCGCTGTGA
- the EPGN gene encoding epigen isoform X1 has product MALEVPISVYLLFNAMTALTEEAAVTVTPPITAQQSNWTVNKTEADNVEGPIALKFSHLCLEDHNSYCINGACAFHHELEKAICRCFTGYTGERCEHLTLTSYAVDSYEKYIAIGIGVGLLLSGFLVIFYCYIRKRCLKLKSPYNVCSGERRPL; this is encoded by the exons ATGGCTTTGGAAGTTCCAATATCAGTCTATCTTTTATTCAACG CAATGACAGCACTGACTGAAGAGGCAGCCGTGACTGTAACACCTCCAATCACAGCCCAGCAAAGTAACTGGACAGTTAACAAAACAGAAG CTGACAACGTAGAAGGACCCATAGCCTTGAAGTTCTCGCACCTTTGCCTGGAAGATCATAACAGTTACTGCATCAATGGTGCTTGTGCATTCCACCATGAACTAGAGAAAGCCATCTGCAG gtgtTTTACTGGTTATACTGGAGAAAGGTGTGAGCACTTGACTTTAACTTCATATGCTGTGGATTCTTATGAAAAATACATTGCAATTGGGATTGGTGTTGGATTACTATTAAGtggttttcttgttattttttactGCTATATAAGAAAAAg GTGTCTAAAATTGAAATCACCTTACAATGTCTGTTCTGGAGAAAGACGACCGCTGTGA
- the EPGN gene encoding epigen isoform X3 → MALEVPISVYLLFNAMTALTEEAAVTVTPPITAQQSNWTVNKTEADNVEGPIALKFSHLCLEDHNSYCINGACAFHHELEKAICRCLKLKSPYNVCSGERRPL, encoded by the exons ATGGCTTTGGAAGTTCCAATATCAGTCTATCTTTTATTCAACG CAATGACAGCACTGACTGAAGAGGCAGCCGTGACTGTAACACCTCCAATCACAGCCCAGCAAAGTAACTGGACAGTTAACAAAACAGAAG CTGACAACGTAGAAGGACCCATAGCCTTGAAGTTCTCGCACCTTTGCCTGGAAGATCATAACAGTTACTGCATCAATGGTGCTTGTGCATTCCACCATGAACTAGAGAAAGCCATCTGCAG GTGTCTAAAATTGAAATCACCTTACAATGTCTGTTCTGGAGAAAGACGACCGCTGTGA